A DNA window from Camelina sativa cultivar DH55 chromosome 13, Cs, whole genome shotgun sequence contains the following coding sequences:
- the LOC104737406 gene encoding putative F-box protein At4g05475: MASSPLPPAMKNGEYRRNWAELPPELTLSILIRLSPIEILHNAQKVCRSWRRVCIDPSMWRKIDLRNCRLDDFAFDRFCRHGVDLSQGSLLEIDIEHFATDSLLTYIAERSSNLRSLGLRVYHGFVTNKGLVDAIAKFPLLETLEVSHSSLKLNLKAIGQACPQLKTLKLNSSGSGFSGLDELDYRSVRVKCDDEYALAIAESMPELRYLQLLGDRLTDTGLNAILDGCPNLEHLDLRKCFNIKLVGNLEKKCLERIKEFRRPNDPTADYPFDIVFINYDSDEDYTDEEGLIDAYYDLAGTY; this comes from the exons ATGGCTTCTTCCCCTTTGCCTCCGGCGATGAAGAACGGAGAGTATAGAAGAAACTGGGCGGAGCTTCCGCCGGAACTGACGTTATCTATCCTGATCCGTCTCAGTCCGATCGAGATACTGCATAACGCTCAGAAAGTGTGCCGATCGTGGCGACGCGTCTGTATAGACCCATCGATGTGGCGTAAAATTGACCTGAGAAACT GCAGATTGGACGATTTTGCTTTCGATCGCTTCTGCCGTCACGGTGTTGACCTAAGCCAGGGCAGCTTGCTTGAGATCGACATTGAGCACTTTGCGACCGATTCTCTCCTCACCTACATCGCTGAGag ATCAAGTAATCTGAGAAGTCTTGGACTTCGAGTATACCATGGTTTTGTGACGAACAAAGGACTTGTGGACGCAATCGCAAAATTTCCATTGCTTGAAACCCTCGAGGTCTCACACTCATCGCTTAAACTGAATTTGAAAGCTATAGGCCAGGCTTGCCCCCAGCTAAAGACATTGAAGCTAAACTCCTCAGGGTCAGGGTTTTCTGGGTTAGATGAGTTAGATTACAGGTCCGTTCGCGTCAAATGCGATGATGAGTATGCCCTAGCAATCGCTGAAAGCATGCCTGAACTACGCTACCTCCAGCTTCTTGGGGACAGGTTAACTGACACTGGATTGAACGCCATTCTTGACGGCTGTCCTAACCTGGAACACCTCGATTTACGCAAGTGTTTCAACATTAAACTTGTCGGAAATCTTGAGAAGAAATGTTTGGAGAGGATCAAAGAGTTCAGACGCCCGAATGATCCAACTGCTGATTACCCATTCGATATCGTTTTTATCAATTATGATTCAGATGAAGACTATACAGATGAGGAGGGACTCATTGACGCCTACTACGACTTAGCAGGCACCTACTAG